The genomic DNA TGACGTTCAGGCCGAGCCCGCGGTGGGCTACGGGCTCCGTGAGGAGCCTCTCACCCCGATGAGAGAGGTCGCCTGATGGAACCGATCCGACCGCCTCGAGGCCCAGTACTGCGCGCTCGCCGTGCGGCGAGCATCCGGTCGAGCGCGCGCGCGCGCGCCGCGGTGCCCAACTTCTTCACCCTGATGAACCTGCTGGCCGGGTTCTTCTCGCTGATCCAGACGGCCGCGGGCAACCTGGAAGCCGCCGCCTGGCTGGTGGTGCTCGCAGCGTTCTTCGACCTCCTCGATGGCCTGATGGCCCGCCTGGTGGGTGTCTCGGGCGAGTTCGGCGTCGAGCTGGACTCGCTGAGTGACATCGTCTCGTTCGGCGTCGCGCCGAGCTTTCTGCTGTACATGTTCGGGCTGAACCAGCTCGGGCCGATGTGGGGAGGGTTGCTCGCGAGCCTGCCGGCCCTCTTCGGCGCCGTTCGGCTGGCCAAGTTCAACTCGATGGCCGAGGCGGGCGCCAAGTCGACCGAGTTCACCGGGCTGCCGATCCCCGCGCAGGCCGGGACGGTGGTCGTGTTCATCCTCACCTTCATCGGCCGCCCCTGGTTCGACGTGCTGGCGAGGCCGCAGCTCTCGGTCCTGATCACGCTGGTCGTCGGTCTCTCGGCCCTGATGGTGGCGCCGATCTCGTTTCCTGCGCTCCCTCAGCCCAACCGCGCCAACCTGCGGACGTACCGGTACCGGTTTCTCCTCTTCCTGCTGGCGATGTTGCTCGGCGTCATCTTCCAGGAGATCGGTCTGCTGGTCGCCGCCGTTATCTACCTGCTGTGGGGCCTTGGTCGGGCATTGCTGTGGGCCGTCCGCGTGGCTACCGACACGGAGCCGCTCGCGGATGCCGACGCGGACCCTGGCGTGACGCCGTAGCTTTCTGACCCGCATTCGCCTCCCCGATGTACACCGCCACCGTCCACGTCACGCTCCGCCCCTCCATCCTGGATCCGCAGGGGAAGGCCATCCAGTCGGCCCTCGGCGACCTTGGCATGCCCGAGGTCGAGGAGGTTCGCACGGGCAAAGTGTTTTCCCTCCGTGTTGCCGCGGACTCCGCCGAGGCGGCCGAGGCCAGCGTCCGGCAGGCGTGCCAGAAGTTGCTCGCCAACCCGGTGACGGAGGACGTCGAGATCCTGTCGGTCGATGCCGTGGAGACGGCCGCGGCGTGAGCATGCGTAGTCTCGGAACGCTCGCAGGCGCCGCGACCCCGGAGGTCGCCCCCGTCTTCGAGGCGGACACGGACGTGGAGGTGGAGACGCCCTGGCGTGTCATCCTCTATGACGACGACATCCACACCTTCGAGGA from Rubrivirga sp. SAORIC476 includes the following:
- the pssA gene encoding CDP-diacylglycerol--serine O-phosphatidyltransferase, with product MPNFFTLMNLLAGFFSLIQTAAGNLEAAAWLVVLAAFFDLLDGLMARLVGVSGEFGVELDSLSDIVSFGVAPSFLLYMFGLNQLGPMWGGLLASLPALFGAVRLAKFNSMAEAGAKSTEFTGLPIPAQAGTVVVFILTFIGRPWFDVLARPQLSVLITLVVGLSALMVAPISFPALPQPNRANLRTYRYRFLLFLLAMLLGVIFQEIGLLVAAVIYLLWGLGRALLWAVRVATDTEPLADADADPGVTP
- the purS gene encoding phosphoribosylformylglycinamidine synthase subunit PurS; its protein translation is MYTATVHVTLRPSILDPQGKAIQSALGDLGMPEVEEVRTGKVFSLRVAADSAEAAEASVRQACQKLLANPVTEDVEILSVDAVETAAA